A DNA window from Zonotrichia albicollis isolate bZonAlb1 chromosome 2, bZonAlb1.hap1, whole genome shotgun sequence contains the following coding sequences:
- the RPS3 gene encoding small ribosomal subunit protein uS3, protein MAVQISKKRKFVADGIFKAELNEFLTRELAEDGYSGVEVRVTPTRTEIIILATRTQNVLGEKGRRIRELTAVVQKRFGFPEGSVELYAEKVATRGLCAIAQAESLRYKLLGGLAVRRACYGVLRFIMESGAKGCEVVVSGKLRGQRAKSMKFVDGLMIHSGDPVNYYVDTAVRHVLLRQGVLGIKVKIMLPWDPSGKIGPKKPLPDHVSIVEPKEEILPTTPISEQKGGKPEQPAMPQPVPTA, encoded by the exons ATGGCGGTGCAGATCTCCAAGAAGCGCAAG TTTGTCGCTGATGGCATCTTCAAAGCAGAGCTGAACGAGTTCCTGACTCGGGAGCTGGCTGAGGATGGATACTCCGGAGTGGAAGTCCGGGTCACTCCCACCAGGACTGAGATTATCATCCTTGCCACCAG AACTCAGAATGTCCTGGGAGAGAAGGGACGCCGCATCCGGGAGCTGACGGCTGTGGTGCAGAAGAGGTTTGGATTCCCCGAGGGAAGCGTGGAG ctctaCGCCGAGAAGGTGGCCACGAGGGGTCTGTGCGCCATCGCCCAGGCCGAGTCCCTGCGCTACAAActgctgggagggctggctgTGCGCAG AGCCTGCTATGGTGTCCTGCGCTTCATCATGGAGAGCGGGGCCAAGGGCTGTGAGGTCGTTGTGTCCGGCAAGCTGCGAGGTCAGAGGGCCAAATCCATGAAGTTTGTGGATGGCTTGATGATCCACAGTGGGGACCCCGTGAATTACTACGTGGACACAGCCGTGCGTCACGTCCTACTCCGGCAGG GAGTACTGGGAATCAAAGTAAAGATTATGTTGCCTTGGGACCCCAGTGGAAAGATTGGCCCCAAAAAGCCTCTGCCAGACCACGTCAGCATCGTGGAGCCCAAAGAAGAGATCCTGCCCACCACCCCCATTTCAGAGCAGAAAGGTGGCAAACCAGAGCAGCCAGCCATGCCTCAGCCAGTGCCCACTGCCTGA
- the SERPINH1 gene encoding serpin H1: protein MWTIVGLALLGLAAAVPSEDRKLSDKATTLAERSTTLAFNLYHAMAKDKDMENILLSPVVVASSLGLVSLGGKATTASQAKAVLSADKLNDEYVHSGLAELLSEVSNSTARNVTWKIGNRLYGPASITFTEDFVKNSKKHYNYEHSKINFRDKRSALKSINEWAAQTTDGKLPEVTKDVEKTDGALIVNAMFFKPHWDEKFHHKMVDNRGFMVTRSYTVGVPMMHRTGLYNYYDDEAEKLQVVEMPLAHKLSSMIFIMPNHVEPLERVEKLLNKEQLKTWTSKMKKRSVAISLPKVVLEVSHDLQKHLGGLGLTEAIDKTKADLSKISGKKDLYLSNVFHAAALEWDTEGNPYDADIYGREEMRNPKLFYADHPFIFMIKDTKTNSILFIGRLVRPKGDKMRDEL, encoded by the exons ATGTGGACGATCGTGGGGCTGGCCCTCCTGGGCCTCGCTGCGGCCGTGCCCTCGGAGGACAGGAAGCTGAGCGACAAGGCCACCACGCTGGCCGAGCGCAGCACCACGCTGGCCTTCAACCTCTACCACGCCATGGCCAAAGACAAGGACATGGAGAACATCCTGCTGTCGCCCGTGGTGGTGGCCTcgtccctggggctggtgtCGCTGGGGGGCAAGGCCACGACGGCGTCGCAGGCCAAGGCGGTGCTGAGCGCCGACAAGCTGAACGACGAGTACGTGCACAGCGGGCTGGCCGAGCTGCTCAGCGAGGTCAGCAACAGCACCGCCCGCAACGTCACCTGGAAGATCGGCAACCGCCTCTACGGGCCCGCCTCCATCACCTTCACCGAGGACTTCGTCAAGAACAGCAAGAAGCACTACAACTATGAGCACTCCAAGATCAACTTCCGAGACAAGAGGAGTGCCCTCAAGTCCATCAATGAGTGGGCAGCACAGACCACGGATGGGAAACTCCCGGAGGTCACCAAAGATGTGGAGAAAACTGATGGGGCCCTCATTGTCAACGCCATGTTCTTCAAGC CTCACTGGGATGAGAAGTTCCATCATAAGATGGTGGACAACCGTGGCTTCATGGTGACCCGTTCCTACACCGTAGGCGTGCCCATGATGCACCGCACAG GTCTCTACAATTACTACGATGATGAGGCAGAGAAGCTCCAGGTGGTGGAGATGCCACTGGCTCACAAGCTCTCCAGCATGATCTTCATCATGCCAAACCACGTGGAGCCTCTGGAGAGAGTGGAGAAACTGCTGAACAAGGAGCAGCTCAAGACATGGACCAGCAAGATGAAGAAGAGATCAGTGGCCATCTCGCTGCCAAAAGTCGTCCTGGAAGTCAGCCACGACCTGCAG AAACACCTGGGTGGTCTGGGCCTGACAGAAGCCATTGACAAAACCAAGGCTGACTTGTCCAAGATCTCTGGCAAGAAAGACCTTTACCTGTCCAACGTGTTCCACGCTGCGGCTCTGGagtgggacactgaggggaaCCCCTACGACGCCGACATCTACGGCCGAGAGGAGATGAGGAACCCCAAACTCTTCTACGCTGACCACCCCTTCATCTTCATGATCAAGGACACAAAAACCAACTCCATCCTCTTCATCGGCAGGCTCGTGAGGCCCAAAGGCGACAAGATGCGTGATGAGTTGtag